From Variovorax sp. J2L1-78, the proteins below share one genomic window:
- a CDS encoding DUF3182 family protein has translation MTRDALHVAAVGDPVVSVGASAAQHDGCVVTLSRDDHAYASVHECATRLAFAERIAALKGLDFRGEYVPGESYERPLYFVPSDTLSDTREAQSLGITGPHDLFGGVVPHPFVLTKAITHPLVQPDAACPVGWSNEFAAHVAGAVLTGFTAFSRDDARAAGCALLRLGAVRIKPVRATGGRGQRVVTDAEALLQCLAEMDEAELSAHGVVLEENLTDPVTFSVGQVVVGGLTATYHGTQYLTRDRRGNEVYGGSDLWLVRGGFDALLATRPPFDVRLAIDQARLYHDAVAECFPGFFTSRLNYDVARGRGPLGQWRSGVLEQSWRVGGATGAELAALELFHRRPERDRVHARCVEVHGDPGALPPGALVYYEGEVPDVGRLTKYTLIDPAC, from the coding sequence ATGACCCGTGATGCCCTTCACGTCGCCGCTGTCGGCGACCCCGTCGTTTCCGTCGGCGCCTCTGCGGCGCAACACGACGGCTGCGTCGTCACCCTCTCTCGGGACGACCATGCCTACGCCAGCGTGCACGAGTGCGCAACGCGTCTTGCCTTCGCCGAGCGCATCGCGGCGCTCAAGGGGCTGGATTTCCGGGGTGAATATGTTCCCGGAGAGTCGTATGAGCGCCCGCTGTACTTCGTGCCGAGCGACACGCTGTCCGACACGCGTGAGGCGCAGTCACTGGGCATCACGGGGCCGCACGACCTCTTCGGGGGGGTGGTGCCGCATCCCTTCGTCTTGACCAAGGCCATCACCCATCCCTTGGTGCAGCCGGATGCGGCGTGCCCCGTTGGCTGGTCGAACGAGTTCGCCGCGCACGTGGCCGGCGCGGTGCTCACGGGCTTCACCGCCTTCTCACGGGACGATGCACGCGCCGCGGGCTGTGCGCTGCTCCGCCTGGGGGCCGTGCGCATCAAGCCCGTGCGGGCGACAGGTGGGCGCGGGCAACGGGTCGTGACGGACGCAGAGGCATTGCTGCAGTGTCTGGCCGAGATGGACGAGGCCGAACTGAGCGCGCATGGCGTGGTGCTGGAAGAGAATCTCACGGACCCCGTCACCTTCAGCGTCGGGCAGGTCGTCGTTGGCGGACTCACCGCGACCTACCATGGCACCCAATACCTGACGCGCGACCGACGCGGGAACGAGGTCTACGGCGGATCCGACCTGTGGCTGGTGCGCGGCGGCTTCGACGCCCTGCTGGCGACCCGGCCACCCTTCGACGTGCGCCTGGCGATCGATCAGGCCCGGCTCTATCACGACGCGGTGGCCGAGTGCTTCCCCGGCTTCTTCACCTCCCGGCTGAACTACGACGTCGCGCGCGGCCGTGGCCCGCTCGGACAGTGGCGCTCGGGCGTGCTGGAGCAATCGTGGCGCGTGGGCGGCGCGACCGGCGCCGAACTCGCTGCGCTCGAGCTTTTCCATCGCCGTCCGGAGCGTGACCGCGTCCATGCGCGCTGCGTCGAGGTTCACGGTGACCCGGGGGCCCTGCCACCGGGCGCCCTGGTCTATTACGAGGGCGAGGTGCCGGACGTCGGCAGGCTCACCAAGTACACCCTGATCGACCCGGCATGCTGA
- a CDS encoding alpha/beta hydrolase family protein, translating to MNTRHNTVDIPVDDQHIAGTLVASSMTVPGVLLVHGWDGNQEQYIRRAHQIAALGCVCLTFDLRGHARHVAQRQEVTREDNLRDVLAAYDVLVSHPTVDPESIAIVGSSYGGYLGAIVSSLRPVRWLALRAPALYRDGDWDVPKGKLDRDDLATYRRIPLGAADNRALGACAAFRGDALIVESEHDKTVPHPVIENYLAAFKRVRSVTYRVISDADHALSKEEWRQSYGTLLVSWITEMTMGARGHAAAGEGRPLQARPA from the coding sequence CTGAACACCCGACACAACACCGTCGACATTCCCGTCGACGACCAGCACATTGCCGGCACCCTCGTCGCGTCCTCCATGACGGTGCCCGGCGTTCTGCTGGTGCATGGTTGGGACGGCAACCAGGAGCAGTACATCCGCCGCGCACATCAGATCGCTGCATTGGGCTGTGTGTGCCTGACCTTCGACCTGCGTGGTCATGCGCGCCATGTCGCACAGCGACAGGAAGTCACGCGAGAAGACAACCTGCGCGATGTGCTGGCGGCCTACGACGTGCTGGTCAGCCACCCGACCGTCGACCCGGAGTCGATCGCCATCGTGGGCAGCAGCTACGGCGGCTACCTGGGGGCCATCGTGAGTTCGCTGCGACCGGTGCGCTGGCTGGCCTTGCGCGCGCCTGCGCTCTACCGGGACGGCGACTGGGACGTGCCCAAAGGCAAGCTGGACCGGGACGACCTGGCGACCTACCGGCGCATCCCGCTGGGCGCCGCCGACAATCGCGCGCTCGGGGCCTGTGCGGCCTTCCGTGGAGATGCGCTCATCGTGGAGTCCGAGCACGACAAGACCGTGCCGCATCCGGTGATCGAAAACTACCTGGCGGCCTTCAAGCGCGTGCGTTCGGTCACCTACCGCGTCATCTCGGACGCCGACCATGCGCTGTCCAAGGAGGAGTGGCGGCAGTCGTATGGCACCTTGCTCGTCTCGTGGATCACCGAAATGACCATGGGCGCGCGCGGCCATGCCGCAGCAGGGGAAGGCAGGCCGTTGCAGGCCAGACCGGCGTGA
- a CDS encoding acyltransferase family protein, whose protein sequence is MTRSFGLDMARVAAIALVLLSHFAHDFEFVGIFGVELFFALSGYLIGGVLYRSLLATPRWSFEDVRVFWMRRWYRTVPNYLLFLVVALFFHAYFGGLPTARHLAAHLLFMQNMMSGDNAFYGVSWSLAVEEWFYLTFPLVILAFTATGLHKRAAFVATTVVFIVAPSALREFMLMHSPAENVRMMTLPRLDAIFYGVGAAFLMGRRPLGDRARLACMLVGLSLTLTLALFALYALDMDGVGVYRATFLLAPASFALMLPWLQRLAMPTGRLVFVRTPIKNLSLWSYSIYLSHIPVLFTVYELFGRTRESTAVNVLSKVVGLVACLGLSRFVFVHFEQRITNMRPSERCLRLPRGSRSAL, encoded by the coding sequence ATGACCCGCAGTTTCGGTCTGGACATGGCACGCGTCGCCGCGATCGCCCTGGTCCTCCTCTCCCATTTCGCACACGACTTCGAATTCGTCGGCATCTTCGGCGTCGAGTTGTTCTTCGCGCTCAGCGGTTACCTGATCGGGGGCGTTCTGTATCGCTCGCTTCTGGCCACGCCGCGTTGGTCCTTCGAGGACGTCCGGGTCTTCTGGATGCGGCGCTGGTACCGCACGGTGCCGAACTACCTGCTTTTTTTGGTCGTCGCACTTTTCTTCCACGCGTACTTCGGGGGGCTGCCGACGGCTCGCCACCTGGCCGCGCATCTGCTCTTCATGCAGAACATGATGTCCGGCGACAACGCGTTCTATGGCGTGTCTTGGTCGCTGGCGGTCGAAGAATGGTTCTACCTGACTTTTCCCCTGGTGATCCTCGCCTTCACGGCCACCGGACTGCACAAACGTGCGGCCTTCGTTGCCACGACGGTGGTGTTCATCGTGGCACCCTCGGCGCTGCGCGAGTTCATGCTGATGCACTCGCCAGCCGAGAATGTGCGGATGATGACGCTTCCGCGCCTGGACGCCATCTTCTACGGGGTCGGCGCGGCCTTTTTGATGGGGCGCAGGCCCCTGGGTGATCGTGCGCGTCTCGCCTGCATGCTGGTCGGCCTGTCGCTCACGCTCACGCTCGCGCTGTTTGCGTTGTATGCGCTCGACATGGACGGTGTTGGCGTGTATCGCGCAACTTTCCTGCTCGCCCCTGCCTCGTTTGCGCTGATGCTTCCGTGGTTGCAGCGCCTCGCTATGCCGACGGGTCGACTGGTTTTCGTGCGCACGCCCATCAAAAACCTGAGCCTATGGTCCTACTCCATCTATCTGAGCCACATCCCCGTGCTGTTCACGGTGTATGAACTGTTCGGCCGCACTCGAGAGAGCACTGCCGTGAACGTACTGTCAAAGGTCGTTGGTTTGGTGGCCTGCTTGGGGTTGTCGCGCTTCGTCTTCGTGCATTTCGAGCAGCGGATCACCAATATGCGGCCCTCCGAGCGCTGTTTGCGGCTACCCCGCGGCAGCCGGTCAGCTCTTTGA
- a CDS encoding H-NS family nucleoid-associated regulatory protein: MAQTYLQLQRQIEALQRQAEKLKTQEISGVVQRIKVAIEHYGLTAEQLGFGRAKAISRKTANAGATQSSKESSAAKYSDGKGNVWSGRGPRPHWLRDALAAGSSLESFASDAQPTTSRKRKSKAPAKRVAQQYRDDSGNTWSGFGPRPRWLKDALAAGASLEQFASDGTAREQAAA, translated from the coding sequence ATGGCCCAAACCTACTTACAACTCCAGCGACAGATCGAGGCACTCCAACGGCAAGCCGAGAAGCTCAAGACCCAAGAGATCAGCGGCGTGGTGCAACGCATCAAAGTCGCCATCGAGCACTACGGACTGACGGCCGAGCAATTGGGTTTCGGTCGAGCAAAGGCGATCTCACGGAAGACCGCGAACGCGGGTGCCACGCAGTCGTCCAAAGAATCCAGCGCTGCAAAGTACTCAGACGGTAAAGGCAACGTCTGGTCAGGTCGGGGGCCTCGTCCTCATTGGCTTCGCGATGCACTGGCTGCCGGGAGTTCACTCGAGAGCTTCGCGTCGGACGCCCAACCCACGACAAGTCGCAAGCGCAAATCCAAGGCGCCTGCAAAGCGTGTGGCGCAGCAATACCGGGACGACAGCGGAAACACATGGAGCGGCTTTGGCCCTCGCCCACGCTGGCTGAAAGATGCATTGGCTGCTGGCGCCTCGCTAGAGCAGTTCGCCTCCGACGGGACCGCGCGAGAACAAGCAGCGGCCTAG
- a CDS encoding GntR family transcriptional regulator, translated as MNHPATASAAPRKAAASASTDGAHLNQRSRAYQGFRQQIIDARIRPGQFVSQRELVELLQMPLGAVRELIPRLEAAGLIKTVPQRGLQIASVDMKLIRNAWQVRAMVEREAVVNFARVASQDTIQRLIDQHEAILTRAMKPLPDDDLERDAQAVDWGLHDLMVDAIGNEILTEIYRVNSLHVRLIRYDADSMRPVQVVPAMREHLEFLRALADGDGEGALARMMAHIEQSKHRVLGGMLRAGQVPAG; from the coding sequence ATGAACCACCCTGCCACTGCCTCCGCGGCACCCCGGAAAGCCGCCGCGTCAGCCAGCACCGATGGCGCACACCTGAACCAGCGAAGCCGTGCGTACCAAGGTTTCCGGCAGCAAATCATCGACGCGCGGATCCGTCCGGGGCAGTTCGTCTCTCAACGCGAACTCGTGGAACTGCTGCAGATGCCGCTGGGCGCGGTGCGCGAATTGATCCCGCGGCTCGAAGCAGCCGGGCTGATCAAGACGGTGCCGCAGCGTGGTCTCCAGATTGCCTCGGTGGACATGAAGCTCATCCGCAATGCTTGGCAGGTCCGGGCGATGGTCGAACGCGAAGCCGTCGTCAATTTCGCGCGGGTGGCCAGCCAGGACACCATCCAGCGGTTGATCGACCAGCACGAGGCCATCTTGACGCGGGCGATGAAGCCCCTTCCGGACGACGACCTCGAACGCGACGCCCAGGCCGTGGATTGGGGTCTGCACGACCTGATGGTGGACGCCATCGGCAACGAGATCCTGACGGAGATCTATCGCGTCAACAGCTTGCATGTCCGCCTGATCCGCTACGACGCGGACTCCATGCGGCCGGTTCAGGTGGTGCCCGCGATGCGCGAGCACCTGGAATTCCTTCGTGCGCTTGCCGACGGTGATGGCGAAGGTGCACTGGCGCGGATGATGGCGCACATCGAACAGTCAAAGCACCGGGTGCTGGGCGGGATGCTGCGCGCTGGACAGGTTCCGGCTGGGTGA
- a CDS encoding dihydrodipicolinate synthase family protein has protein sequence MGLDLTGVIPPLVTPFTADGSIDEVAFRKVIRFNLDKKVHGVCPGGSTGEGHTFTVDEFKRVMEITASEVAGEVPIVAGIISNSTRDAINRAKAISHLSIAALQVTPVHYLFKPDEEATHNHFKALTEAVDVPVVIYNVVPWNYLNPAQMIRLMKELPGVQGIKQSQGDLKLMADLLLGVPEGCKVFSAVDALLYSSFALGAHGTIAATPAALPGVCVTLWDAVQAGDHKKGLEIHTAMLTFWNALVGDSLPANIKTSITLQGCNAGLPRAPMPATKPEQLNRIKAAMDNVLRFDN, from the coding sequence ATGGGTCTTGATCTCACCGGCGTCATTCCGCCTCTCGTCACGCCGTTCACCGCCGATGGCAGCATCGACGAAGTCGCCTTCCGAAAGGTGATCCGGTTCAACCTGGACAAGAAGGTCCATGGCGTCTGTCCGGGCGGCAGCACAGGCGAGGGCCACACCTTCACGGTCGACGAGTTCAAGCGCGTCATGGAAATCACGGCGTCGGAAGTGGCCGGCGAGGTGCCGATCGTGGCCGGCATCATCTCGAACAGCACGCGCGATGCCATCAACCGTGCCAAAGCCATCTCGCATCTGTCGATCGCAGCCCTGCAGGTGACACCGGTCCACTATCTCTTCAAGCCGGACGAGGAGGCGACCCACAACCACTTCAAGGCGCTCACCGAAGCGGTGGACGTCCCTGTCGTGATCTACAACGTGGTGCCTTGGAACTACCTGAACCCCGCGCAGATGATCCGCCTCATGAAGGAGTTGCCGGGCGTCCAGGGCATCAAGCAGAGCCAGGGCGACCTCAAGCTCATGGCCGACCTCCTGCTGGGGGTGCCCGAGGGATGCAAGGTCTTCTCGGCGGTGGACGCTTTGCTGTACTCGTCGTTCGCACTGGGCGCCCACGGCACGATCGCGGCGACGCCGGCTGCTCTTCCGGGTGTGTGCGTCACCTTGTGGGACGCGGTGCAGGCTGGCGACCACAAGAAGGGGCTCGAGATCCACACGGCGATGCTCACGTTCTGGAACGCGCTGGTGGGCGACAGCCTGCCGGCCAACATCAAGACCTCCATCACCTTGCAGGGTTGCAACGCAGGCCTGCCGCGTGCACCGATGCCAGCCACCAAGCCGGAGCAACTGAACCGCATCAAGGCAGCGATGGACAACGTGCTGCGCTTCGACAACTAA
- a CDS encoding Bug family tripartite tricarboxylate transporter substrate binding protein produces MTIQRRQILTFGALAAAGSALSTSAWAQGFPSKPVTLVVPFAPGGNTDIVARTVAVALGKVLGQSVVVDNRAGAGGSIGASQVARAAPDGYTLLLCGAGVIVTVPEMVKTNYSRTNFAPLGLVNKSSMVLLSRKNETRFRNFKELAAYARSGEGKLTAAHSGPGTPNHLALLQLESLLKTKFTIVSYKGSGPALVDLIGGQIDVHFDQVPSALPHLKGGNLQALAVLGPTQDPLLPGVQTVAELGFGNIDGTTYVGVLAPSGLPKDVQDKLVSALAQAIKDPQTVNSARELGSVALSSTPQEFAQILEAEYTLAAQATKDGRLKVD; encoded by the coding sequence ATGACCATCCAACGCAGACAGATCCTCACGTTCGGCGCGCTCGCCGCGGCGGGCAGCGCATTGAGCACTTCGGCCTGGGCACAGGGTTTCCCGAGCAAGCCGGTGACGCTGGTCGTGCCTTTCGCACCGGGCGGCAACACCGACATCGTGGCCCGAACCGTGGCCGTTGCGCTCGGCAAGGTGCTGGGTCAGTCGGTTGTGGTCGACAACCGGGCAGGGGCGGGCGGCTCCATCGGTGCGTCGCAGGTGGCCCGCGCCGCGCCCGATGGCTACACGCTCCTGCTGTGCGGTGCCGGCGTGATCGTCACCGTTCCGGAGATGGTCAAGACGAACTACAGCCGGACCAACTTCGCACCGCTTGGCCTGGTCAACAAGAGTTCGATGGTGCTGCTGTCGCGCAAGAACGAAACACGGTTCCGCAACTTCAAGGAACTCGCAGCGTATGCGCGCTCTGGCGAGGGGAAACTGACGGCCGCGCATTCGGGGCCGGGCACGCCGAACCACCTGGCATTGCTGCAGCTGGAAAGTCTGTTGAAGACCAAGTTCACCATCGTCAGCTATAAAGGTTCCGGGCCCGCCCTGGTCGACCTGATCGGTGGCCAGATCGACGTGCATTTCGACCAGGTGCCGAGTGCGCTGCCGCATCTCAAGGGCGGAAATCTTCAGGCATTGGCGGTACTCGGCCCCACGCAGGACCCGCTGCTGCCGGGCGTGCAGACCGTTGCGGAACTGGGTTTCGGCAACATCGACGGCACGACCTATGTGGGCGTGCTCGCGCCGAGCGGCCTCCCCAAGGACGTGCAAGACAAGCTCGTGTCGGCGTTGGCTCAGGCCATCAAAGACCCGCAGACGGTCAACAGCGCCCGGGAACTGGGCAGCGTGGCGCTGTCCAGTACCCCGCAGGAATTCGCACAGATCCTGGAAGCCGAATACACATTGGCCGCCCAGGCCACGAAAGACGGTCGCCTGAAGGTCGACTGA
- a CDS encoding dihydroxyacetone kinase subunit DhaK — protein sequence MKKILNDPNAYVDEMLEGLCLAHPELQRRGDGGRVIVRSRGAVPGKVGIVTGGGSGHLPVFLGYVGEGLLDSCAVGNVFAGPRMDDCIEAMRAADSGAGVLQLYGNYGGDRMNFDMAAEMLEFEGMATASVRVCDDVASAPAAQGDKRRGVAGLVLVYKVAGARAAAGGTLDQVAAVARKANAACRSIGVALSPCVVPESGQASFAIDEGDVEFGMGIHGEPGIWRGPLKHADALADEMLAHVLPELALAAGDRAAVLVNSVGATPAEELYILYRRVAQVMAERGVTVVRPMVGRYATSMEMAGASLSVMKLDAELETLLAAPAECPFWSVR from the coding sequence GTGAAAAAGATCCTCAACGACCCGAACGCCTACGTCGATGAAATGCTCGAGGGACTCTGCCTCGCGCATCCCGAACTGCAACGTCGCGGCGACGGCGGCCGGGTCATCGTTCGCAGCCGCGGCGCGGTGCCCGGCAAGGTGGGCATCGTCACGGGTGGCGGCTCGGGTCACCTGCCGGTCTTCCTGGGCTACGTCGGAGAAGGGCTGCTCGACAGCTGTGCCGTGGGCAACGTGTTCGCCGGGCCACGGATGGACGACTGCATCGAGGCGATGCGCGCAGCCGACAGTGGCGCAGGCGTGCTGCAGCTGTACGGGAACTACGGCGGCGACCGCATGAACTTCGACATGGCGGCGGAAATGCTCGAGTTCGAAGGCATGGCGACGGCCTCGGTGCGTGTGTGCGATGACGTGGCCAGTGCCCCGGCCGCGCAGGGCGACAAGCGCCGCGGCGTGGCGGGGCTCGTGCTCGTCTACAAGGTGGCCGGTGCCAGGGCAGCCGCCGGTGGCACGCTGGACCAGGTCGCTGCGGTGGCCCGCAAGGCCAACGCGGCGTGCCGCTCGATCGGTGTGGCCCTGTCACCCTGCGTGGTCCCGGAATCGGGTCAGGCGTCTTTCGCCATCGATGAGGGCGATGTCGAGTTCGGGATGGGCATCCATGGCGAACCCGGTATCTGGCGCGGTCCGCTCAAGCACGCCGACGCACTTGCCGACGAGATGCTGGCGCATGTGCTGCCGGAGCTTGCGCTCGCGGCCGGCGACAGGGCGGCCGTCCTCGTCAACAGCGTGGGCGCCACGCCGGCGGAAGAGCTCTACATCCTGTACCGCCGTGTGGCGCAGGTGATGGCAGAGCGCGGCGTGACGGTGGTGCGCCCGATGGTGGGTCGCTATGCGACCTCGATGGAGATGGCTGGTGCTTCGCTGAGCGTGATGAAGCTCGACGCCGAGCTGGAAACGCTGCTGGCCGCACCGGCCGAATGCCCCTTCTGGAGCGTGCGCTGA